AGTGTTGAAGCCAAGCACTGCTGGGATAGCGACCGCTAAACCCAAAGCAGTCATGATGAGTACTTCGCCAATCGGACCAGCAACCTGATCAATCTGTGTGCTACCTCTGAACTACTAATCGAGATGAGGGTGTGATAGATGCCCCATACAGTTCCAAAGAGGCCAATAAATGGTGAGGTAGCACCTGTTGATCCCAAGAAGGTTAAACCTTTCTGAAGACCGGCGGCGATACCATCAATACTATTTTTAACACTTCGAGCCATCCACTCTGAATAGTTTAGGGTTTGAAGTAACTCGCGATGATCGGTAGATTGATTTTGATGATGGGCTGACGCCTTAGTTGCCGATTTAGCAATTTGGTAATAAGGATTGGATGCGTGATTGCTAAATACCTGTAATCCTTGATCAAA
The nucleotide sequence above comes from Polynucleobacter necessarius. Encoded proteins:
- a CDS encoding MotA/TolQ/ExbB proton channel family protein, with product MLTRFWDLRNLRKLKPKLEQFWRATSFDQGLQVFSNHASNPYYQIAKSATKASAHHQNQSTDHRELLQTLNYSEWMARSVKNSIDGIAAGLQKGLTFLGSTGATSPFIGLFGTVWGIYHTLISISSSEVAHRLIRLLVRLAKYSS